The following are encoded in a window of Labrus bergylta chromosome 16, fLabBer1.1, whole genome shotgun sequence genomic DNA:
- the ddx39ab gene encoding DEAD (Asp-Glu-Ala-Asp) box polypeptide 39Ab: MSHLRPVHAVCSVGGRLAFTAEDKMAENDVDNELLDYEEDEEPQGAPESAAPAGKKEVKGSYVSIHSSGFRDFLLKPELLRAIIDCGFEHPSEVQHECIPQAILGMDILCQAKSGMGKTAVFVLATLQQIEPIDGQVSVLVMCHTRELAFQISKEYERFSKYMSSVKAAVFFGGMAIKKDEEVLKKNCPHIVVGTPGRILALTKSKVLTLKNVKHFVLDECDKMLDQLDMRCDVQEIFRATPHEKQVMMFSATLSKEIRPVCRKFMQDPMEVFVDDETKLTLHGLQQYYSKLKDSEKNRKLFDLLDVLEFNQVVIFVKSVQRCIALSQLLVEQNFPAISIHRGMTQEERLSRYQQFKDFQRRILVATNLFGRGMDIERVNIVFNYDMPEDSDTYLHRVARAGRFGTKGLAITFVSDETDAKTLNDVQDRFEVNVSELPDEIDISSYIEQSR; encoded by the exons ATGTCCCATTTGAGGCCTGTCCATGCGGTTTGTTCTGTAGGTGGACGCTTAGCTTTTACTGCAGAAG ACAAAATGGCTGAGAATGATGTTGACAACGAGCTGCTCGACTATGAAGAGGACGAAGAGCCTCAGGGAGCGCCTGAGAGCGCCGCGCCCGCCGGCAAGAAGGAGGTGAAGGGTTCCTACGTTTCCATCCACAGCTCTGGGTTCAGAGACTTTCTGCTCAAACCAGAGCTGCTCCGCGCCATCATCGACTGCGGTTTTGAGCATCCGTCTGAAG tCCAGCACGAGTGCATCCCACAAGCTATCCTGGGTATGGACATCCTGTGCCAAGCCAAGTCTGGTATGGGCAAGACAGCCGTGTTTGTGCTGGCCACACTGCAGCAGATTGAACCTATTGACGGACAg GTCTCTGTTTTGGTCATGTGCCACACGAGAGAGCTGGCCTTCCAGATCAGCAAAGAGTATGAGCGCTTCTCCAAGTACATGTCCTCGGTGAAGGCAGCGGTGTTCTTCGGTGGCATGGCCATCAAGAAGGACGAGGAGGTTTTGAAGAAGAACTGCCCGCACATCGTCGTCGGCACGCCGGGTCGTATCCTCGCTCTCACCAAGAGCAAGGTCCTCACTCTGAAGAACGTCAAACATTTTGTGCTGGACGAGTGTGACAAAATGTTGGATCAGTTAG aCATGAGGTGTGACGTGCAGGAGATCTTCAGGGCGACCCCTCATGAGAAGCAGGTCATGATGTTCAGCGCTACATTGAGTAAAGAGATCCGACCAGTCTGCCGTAAATTCATGCAAGAT CCCATGGAAGTGTTTGTGGACGATGAGACCAAACTAACCCTCCACGGCCTGCAGCAGTACTACTCCAAACTGAAGGACAGCGAGAAGAACCGCAAACTCTTCGACCTGCTCGACGTGTTGGAGTTCAACCAG GTGGTGATCTTTGTCAAGTCAGTCCAGCGCTGCATCGCTCTGTCCCAGCTTCTGGTGGAGCAAAACTTCCCTGCAATTTCCATCCACAGGGGCATGACtcaggaggagag GCTTTCCCGTTATCAGCAGTTCAAAGACTTCCAGAGGCGGATCCTGGTGGCCACTAATCTCTTCGGCAGAGGGATGGACATCGAGCGAGTCAATATCGTCTTCAACTACGACATGCCGGAAGATTCTGACACCTATTTGCACAGG GTTGCCCGTGCCGGTCGTTTTGGCACCAAAGGCCTGGCTATAACCTTTGTGTCTGACGAGACCGACGCCAAGACTCTGAACGATGTGCAGGACCGCTTCGAGGTCAACGTGTCCGAGCTGCCAGACGAGATTGACATCTCCTCTTACA TCGAGCAGTCCAGATGA